In Plasmodium malariae genome assembly, chromosome: 11, the following proteins share a genomic window:
- the PmUG01_11025300 gene encoding falcilysin, putative translates to MKVLGYINIITNCVNGIFCRVDKRKYNLFTNSFIYSINTTNLYSFTAIMNKTPDWIQEKCPEHKSYDIVEKRYNDKFNMTYTVYEHKKAKTQVIALGSNDPLDVDQSFAFYVKTLTHSGKGIPHILEHTVLSGSKNFNYKDSMGLLEKGTLNTHLNAYTFNDRTIYMAGSMNNRDFFNIMSIYMDSVFQPNVLENKFIFQTEGWTYEVEKLKEEEKNLDVPKIKDYKVSFNGIVYNEMKGSFSNPLQDLYYEIMKYIFPDNVHSNISGGDPKEIPNLTYEEFKEFYYKNYNPKKIKVFFFSKNNPTELLNFVDNYLSQLDLTKYRDDAVEDVKYQDYKKGPFYVKKKFADHSEEKENLVSISWLLNPKKSKSSDVDLSLESPTDYYALLIVNNLLTHTSESVLYKALIECGLGNSVVDRGLNDSLVQYVFSIGLKGIKEKNERNISIDKVHYEVENVVLDALKKVVQEGFNKSAVEAAINNIEFVLKEANLKTSKSIDFIFEMAARLNYNRDPMLMFDFEKHLNVVKHKIKNEPKYLENIVEKHFINNDHRAVILLEGDEHYGNEQEKLEKESLKKRIENFTEKEKEEIINDFEQLNKYKNTVESPEHLDKFPIISISDLNKKTLEIPVNVYFTEVKEENNMQQYNYAKSSKDILKQNMNYFQSKYILSKLSTEKKVHMNEGSIQKVDETKVPILIYEMPTSGILYLQFIFSIDNLTLEELSYLNLFKSLILENKTNKRSSEEFVILREKNIGNMMSNVALYSTSDRLNVTDKYNAHAYFNFEIHVLSHKCNEALDIVLEALKESDFSNKKKIIEILKRKINGMKTAFSSKGYSILMKYVKSHLNSKYYAHNVTYGYENYLKLQEQLQLAETDFPAFEQILNRMRKKIFSRSNLIISVTSDAGDLNQLFVKSKETFKNLLMYFEENEASVRSSNNNGNNITGTGWNDEIKQSKVLEGEQSKKEFFVIPTFVNSVSMSGVLFNEGEYLDPAFTVIVAALKNSYLWETVRGLNGAYGVFADIEYDGVVVFLSARDPNLEKTLQTFREAAQGLRKMADTMTKNDLLRYIINAIGTIDRPRRGVELSKLSFLRVISNESEQDRIEFRNRIMNTKKEDFYKFADLLEKKVKEFEKSIVIITSKEKANDYTNNVDKEFKNILIE, encoded by the coding sequence atgaAAGTTTTGGgatatataaacattatcACCAATTGTGTCAATGGCATTTTTTGCAGAGtggataaaagaaaatataaccTATTTACCAACAGTTTTATTTACTCCATAAATACGACAAACTTATATTCATTTACAGCCATTATGAATAAAACACCAGATTGGATTCAGGAAAAATGCCCGGAACATAAAAGTTACGATATTGTTGAAAAAAGATACaatgataaatttaatatgacATATACAGTGTATGAGCATAAGAAGGCAAAAACGCAAGTGATAGCATTAGGTTCAAATGATCCTTTAGATGTTGATCAATCATTTGCTTTTTATGTTAAAACGTTGACACATTCAGGTAAAGGAATTCCACATATATTAGAACATACAGTTTTATCCGGTTCTAAAAATTTCAACTATAAAGATTCTATGGGGTTATTAGAAAAAGGGACCTTAAACACACATTTAAATGCTTATACTTTTAATGATAGAACTATATATATGGCTGGATCAATGAACAATAGAGATTTTTTCAACATaatgagtatatatatggatagTGTGTTTCAACCAAATGTACTTgagaataaatttatatttcaaacAGAGGGATGGACATACGAAGTAGAGAAATTGAaggaagaggaaaaaaatttagatgttccaaaaataaaagattataAGGTTTCTTTTAATGGCATAGTGTATAATGAAATGAAAGGATCATTTAGCAATCCCTTACAAGATTTGTATTACGAAATTATGAAGTATATATTTCCAGATAATGTGCATTCAAATATTAGTGGTGGAGATCCTAAGGAAATTCCAAATTTAACCTATGAAGAATTTAAAGAgttttattacaaaaattacaaCCCTAAGAAAATtaaggtatttttttttagcaaaAACAATCCAACCGAACTTCTAAATTTTGTGGACAATTATTTGAGTCAACTTGACTTGACCAAATATAGAGATGATGCTGTTGAGGATGTAAAATATCaagattataaaaaaggtCCTTTTTATGTTAAGAAGAAATTTGCTGATCATTCggaggaaaaagaaaatttagtTTCTATTTCCTGGTTATTAAACCCaaagaaaagtaaaagtTCTGATGTAGATTTAAGTTTGGAATCCCCTACTGATTATTATGCTTTGTTAATAGTAAATAACCTTTTGACCCATACATCAGAGagtgtattatataaagCGTTAATTGAATGCGGTTTGGGTAATAGTGTTGTTGATAGGGGTTTAAATGATAGTCTTGTTCAATATGTTTTTAGCATAGGATTAAAAGGAATTAAGGAAAAGaatgaaagaaatataaGTATAGATAAAGTACATTATGAAGTAGAAAACGTTGTTTTGGATGCTTTGAAAAAAGTTGTACAAGAAGGATTCAATAAATCAGCTGTAGAAGCagcaataaataatatagaattTGTGTTGAAAGAAGCTAATTTAAAAACTTCAAAAAGTATcgattttatatttgaaatgGCTGCACGATTGAATTATAATAGAGATCCAATGCTAATGTTTGATTTTGAAAAACATCTAAACGTTGTTaagcataaaataaaaaatgaacctaagtatttagaaaatatagtTGAAAAGCATTTCATTAATAATGATCATCGTGCTGTTATTTTACTTGAAGGAGATGAACATTATGGAAATGAACAAGAGAAATTGGAAAAGGAGTCtttaaagaaaagaattgaaaattttacagaaaaggaaaaggaagaaataataaatgattttGAACAATTAAACAAGTACAAAAATACTGTAGAATCACCTGAACATTTAGATAAATTTCCCATTATTAGTATATCggatttaaataaaaaaacgtTAGAAATTCCGGTAAATGTGTACTTCACAGAGGTTaaggaagaaaataatatgcaGCAATATAATTATGCAAAGTCTAGTAAGGACATCCTTAAgcaaaatatgaattatttcCAAAGTAAGTACATTTTAAGCAAATTATctacagaaaaaaaagtacatatgAATGAGGGTTCTATACAAAAGGTGGATGAAACAAAAGTACCAATTCTAATTTATGAAATGCCTACTAGTGGTATTTTATATCTGcagtttatattttctatagaCAATTTAACACTAGAAGAACTGAGCTACTTAAATTTATTCAAATCTCTAATTCttgaaaataaaacgaataaaAGATCATCAGAAGAGTTTGTAATTTTAAGAGAGAAAAATATAGGGAATATGATGTCGAACGTAGCATTATATTCTACAAGTGATCGTTTAAATGTTACAGATAAATATAACGCACATGCTTATTTTAATTTCGAAATTCATGTATTAAGTCATAAATGTAATGAAGCATTAGATATTGTACTAGAAGCATTAAAAGAATCCGATTTttcgaataaaaaaaaaattatagagatattaaaaagaaaaattaatggaATGAAAACAGCATTTAGTTCAAAAGGGTATTCCATATTAATGAAGTATGTGAAGTCTCATCtcaattcaaaatattatgcaCACAATGTGACATATGGATacgaaaattatttaaaattgcAAGAACAGTTACAGTTAGCAGAAACAGATTTCCCAGCTTTTGAGCAGATTTTAAATagaatgagaaaaaaaatattcagtaggagtaatttaataataagtGTAACATCTGATGCTGGAGACTTAAATCAACTTTTTGTGAAGTCCAAAGAAACGTTTAAAAATCTTTTGATGTATTTTGAGGAAAATGAAGCGAGTGTTAGAAGTAGTAACAACAACGGTAATAACATAACAGGTACTGGATGGAATgatgaaataaaacaaagcaaAGTGCTGGAAGGGGAACAAtcgaaaaaagaattttttgtCATACCAACGTTTGTGAATTCTGTATCAATGTCGGGTGTTTTGTTTAATGAAGGAGAATATTTAGATCCTGCTTTTACAGTAATTGTAGCAGCTCTAAAAAATTCGTATCTTTGGGAAACTGTTAGAGGCCTCAATGGCGCTTATGGTGTTTTTGCAGATATTGAATATGATGGAGTCGTAGTATTTTTATCTGCTAGAGATCCAAATTTAGAAAAGACTTTACAAACATTTAGAGAGGCAGCTCAAGGGTTAAGGAAAATGGCAGATACTATGACGAAAAATGATTTACTCAGATACATTATTAATGCTATCGGTACTATTGACAGACCAAGAAGAGGAGTTGAACTGAGCAAACTCTCCTTTTTAAGGGTTATATCGAACGAATCTGAGCAAGATCGAATTGAATTTAGAAATAGAATTATgaacacaaaaaaagaagacttttataaatttgcAGATTTGTTAGAAAAAAAGGTTAAAGAATTTGAAAAAAGTATCGTTATCATAACAAGCAAGGAAAAGGCAAACGATTACACGAATAATGTAgataaagaatttaaaaatattcttattgaGTAA
- the PmUG01_11025200 gene encoding poly(A)-binding protein, putative: MLMDLDNKMEWNKSFQSNSIFVYNFPNEWMENDIKKNFLMFGTINNIIIDKDINVYAFIQYNDSESSQKAIEVMNGKEINGKVLKVTSTKMVDECLDMNSTKMDSQQKSQSSNDNKKTTLFVFYLPPHWNDQDLFDKFKTFGNLESATVAKKNDKSSKGYGFVVYTDPHSAALAISNMNKVEVYTGKRLKVLLKSNSNENNKKKIKPGCTIFVFYLPNDWSDKDLKRHFSHYGNILGATIKRETNGKSRGYGFINFENQQSAINAVAGMNGFNAGNKYLKVSIKKGEEQYLAPQYVNIDRMPNNSYTSPPPPPPPISCHGNDSSNFANNEMYSIQNTLPNNRFNSRVSTNEMHQSFINSQYGHFPYNFFKNNEQGAYMQRSYNKNYNMGKT; this comes from the exons atgttaatggattta GACAACAAGATGGAATGGAACAAGAGTTTTCAGTCGAAtagtatatttgtttataattttcctaACGAATGGATGGAAAAtgacataaaaaaa AACTTTTTGATGTTCGGAACAATAAATAACATAATCATAGACAAAGATATAAACGTGTACGCATTTATACAATATAACGACAGTGAATCATCACAAAAAGCTATTGAAGTAATGaatggaaaagaaataaatggAAAAGTATTGAAAGTTACTTCGACAAAAATGGTGGACGAGTGCCTAGATATGAATTCAACAAAAATGGACTCACAACAAAAATCACAa TCAAGTAAcgataacaaaaaaacaacactttttgttttttatctGCCTCCACACTGGAATGATCAGGATTTATTtgat AAATTCAAAACATTTGGAAATTTAGAGAGCGCTACtgtagcaaaaaaaaatgataaatcaAGTAAGGGATACGGTTTTGTTGTTTACACCGACCCACATAGTGCTGCACTAGCTATATCAAATATGAACAAGGTCGAAGTATACACAGGAAAAAGACTTAAG GTTTTGTTAAAATCTAATTCTAATGAAAACAacaagaaaaagataaaaccCGGATGTACGattttcgttttttatttacctAACGACTGGAGTGACAAAGATCTAAAGAGG CATTTTTCGCATTACGGAAATATATTAGGTGCAACGATAAAAAGGGAAACTAATGGAAAAAGTAGGGGTTATGGTTTCATTAACTTTGAAAATCAGCAAAGTGCAATTAATGCTGTAGCGGGTATGAATGGATTTAACGCAGGCAATAAATACTTGAAAGTTTCAATAAAAAAGGGGGAAGAACA GTACTTGGCTCCtcaatatgtaaatatagaTAGAATGCCCAacaat TCGTATACTTCCCCGCCTCCTCCACCTCCACCTATTTCATGCCACGGAAACGATTCATCAAATTTCGCTAATAATGAAATGTATTCTATTCAAAATACGTTACCAAATAATCGATTCAATTCTCGTGTTTCTACTAACGAAATGCACCAGTCATTTATTAATAGCCAGTATGGGCATTTtccttataatttttttaaaaataatgaacaaGGGGCTTACATGCAGAGATCTTATAATAAGAACTATAACATGGGGAAGacctaa